A region from the Desmospora profundinema genome encodes:
- a CDS encoding molybdopterin-dependent oxidoreductase: METNQCRQIDSRVSFRTCPLCEATCGLEIHVHGEGIEAIQGDKKDPFSQGYLCPKGVSLKELHTDPDRIRTPMIRRGTKWVPATWDEAFSEVKKGLRNLIDRYGADAVGVYLGNPNVHNLSNMLYMEGFLRMLRTRNLFSASSMDQMPKQLAAEIMFGHSFNVPIPDVDRTDYLLIIGANPLASNGSLMTAPNMRRRLKGIQQRGGKVVVIDPVHTPTAKLADEHYFIRPGADAWLLLAIIHTLFDEDWVSTGKLGDFINGMEEIQTLVREFQPEEVSAYCGIPAETIRLLARNLGKTPRAVVYGRMGTCTQRFGTVNSWLIDVINVLTGNLDREGGAMFPRPATGPKQSIRSKGPRFGRYHSRVRKLPEVFGELPVACMAEEMEVAGPGQIRGLITIAGNPVLSSPNGSRLLHAMENLEFMVSIDCYLNETTRHAHVLLPPLSPLEKAHYDLVFYQFSVRNIAKYSRPVFDRAPDQLDEWEILLHLAAAVSDKDWGENPVKTLDDLTVMKRIQKETKNENSPIHGRDPKDIMAELGNRRGPERLLDWMLRMGPYGEGFGANSDGLTLSLLENNPHGIDLGPLTPRLPGHLLTPSGKIELAPPVLVKDVERLCQGADSKQNGFRLVGRRDLRSNNSWMHNLPVLVKGKNRCTLWIHPDDANRLGLIEGDPVSVSSQTGRVEVIVHVTSDVMPGVVSLPHGWGHRDSYARLTIAKEHPGINVNILTDDQDLDPVSGTVVLNDVPVEITK; the protein is encoded by the coding sequence ATGGAAACCAATCAATGTCGCCAAATCGATTCACGCGTGAGCTTCCGGACGTGCCCGCTGTGTGAAGCGACCTGTGGATTGGAGATTCATGTTCACGGAGAAGGGATCGAAGCGATTCAGGGGGATAAAAAGGACCCCTTCAGCCAAGGGTACCTGTGCCCGAAAGGGGTGAGTCTCAAAGAGCTTCACACGGATCCCGACCGGATCCGCACTCCCATGATCCGCCGCGGCACGAAGTGGGTTCCAGCCACCTGGGATGAAGCCTTTTCGGAAGTGAAAAAGGGACTTCGCAATCTGATCGATCGGTACGGTGCAGATGCTGTCGGTGTTTATCTCGGCAATCCCAATGTTCACAACTTATCGAATATGCTCTATATGGAAGGTTTTCTCCGCATGTTACGTACGCGTAATCTGTTTTCGGCGAGCTCGATGGACCAGATGCCGAAGCAGCTGGCGGCGGAGATCATGTTTGGACATTCCTTCAACGTACCGATTCCGGATGTGGATCGAACCGATTATTTATTGATCATCGGTGCCAATCCGCTTGCGTCCAACGGAAGTTTGATGACCGCTCCCAATATGCGGAGGCGGTTAAAAGGGATCCAGCAGCGGGGAGGGAAGGTGGTCGTGATCGATCCCGTTCATACACCCACTGCCAAACTGGCGGATGAACACTATTTCATCCGTCCGGGTGCAGACGCATGGCTGCTTCTGGCCATCATCCACACCCTTTTCGATGAAGATTGGGTATCCACGGGGAAATTGGGGGACTTCATCAACGGAATGGAAGAAATACAAACGCTCGTACGTGAATTTCAACCGGAGGAAGTCTCCGCTTATTGTGGAATACCCGCGGAAACCATCCGGTTGCTGGCCCGCAATCTTGGCAAGACGCCGAGGGCGGTCGTCTATGGACGGATGGGAACGTGCACACAGCGGTTTGGAACCGTCAACAGTTGGCTGATTGATGTGATCAACGTATTAACGGGCAATCTGGACCGGGAAGGCGGTGCGATGTTTCCGCGTCCGGCGACGGGTCCGAAACAGTCGATACGTTCCAAAGGCCCCCGTTTTGGACGATATCACAGCCGTGTCCGCAAACTGCCGGAAGTATTCGGAGAGCTTCCCGTGGCGTGTATGGCTGAAGAGATGGAGGTTGCGGGACCCGGACAGATCAGGGGATTGATTACGATCGCAGGCAATCCGGTTCTGTCTTCTCCGAATGGAAGCCGATTGTTACATGCGATGGAAAACCTTGAATTTATGGTTAGTATCGATTGTTATTTAAATGAAACCACTCGACACGCACATGTCTTGTTGCCCCCGCTTTCTCCTTTGGAAAAAGCCCACTACGATTTGGTCTTTTATCAGTTTTCCGTGCGGAATATCGCCAAATACTCCCGTCCGGTGTTTGATCGGGCCCCTGACCAATTGGATGAGTGGGAGATTCTCCTCCATCTGGCGGCGGCGGTGAGCGATAAGGATTGGGGCGAAAATCCGGTGAAGACTCTGGATGATTTAACCGTGATGAAACGGATACAAAAAGAAACGAAAAATGAAAATTCGCCTATCCATGGGCGTGATCCGAAGGATATCATGGCTGAACTGGGAAATCGGCGCGGCCCGGAGCGCCTGTTGGATTGGATGCTGCGTATGGGGCCCTATGGAGAAGGGTTTGGTGCCAACTCAGACGGATTGACATTATCCCTTTTGGAAAATAACCCTCACGGGATCGACCTTGGTCCGCTGACCCCGAGGTTGCCGGGCCATTTGCTGACCCCTTCCGGAAAGATTGAGCTGGCACCGCCTGTGCTGGTGAAAGATGTGGAGCGATTGTGCCAAGGTGCTGATTCTAAGCAGAACGGATTCAGGCTGGTGGGACGGCGGGATCTTCGTTCTAACAATTCGTGGATGCACAATCTTCCTGTCCTTGTTAAGGGGAAAAATCGCTGTACGTTATGGATTCACCCCGACGATGCAAACCGCCTCGGGCTGATAGAAGGAGACCCGGTATCGGTGTCTTCGCAAACAGGAAGGGTGGAGGTGATTGTACATGTGACTTCGGATGTGATGCCGGGTGTGGTCAGTTTGCCGCACGGATGGGGCCATCGGGACTCTTATGCCAGGTTGACGATTGCCAAAGAGCACCCTGGGATCAATGTCAATATTCTCACGGATGATCAGGACCTTGACCCGGTTTCCGGAACCGTCGTTTTGAATGATGTGCCTGTGGAAATCACAAAGTAG
- a CDS encoding acyltransferase family protein: MSLNQKGGVIQEVFFLRFIACLSVVWIHAISVTYGQYPLSDQGVLAVQTFQMAFMYATPLFVCISELLLAHAYPNQTPRSYWEKRVKYILLPFFSMAFVYALIQHPTDASALWSRYVDMVLLGKWHGYFIMIIFQFYLLHALFIRWVKNRWMVPVLTVSFAVNFLYLSLPAVPLPFGIAHYIPFVAWIFYFTVSYYIGRNLSAFRRGVERYRILIFAGVVLSLGALLYLKGFGIVFSTSSKRPDVMIYTVFILCFLFWIGMKMKEIPRWMLEVGRFSFGIYLLHPLVQHRMIKTWLPLDLPIFVYAVILFMAGVLIPIALTWLMNQLPLGAFVVGKLGKGKRKRADRPPQAPAGGWSRA; this comes from the coding sequence ATGAGCCTCAACCAGAAAGGCGGCGTGATTCAGGAAGTATTTTTCCTGCGTTTTATCGCCTGTCTCAGCGTCGTTTGGATTCATGCCATTTCGGTCACTTACGGCCAATACCCGCTGTCCGATCAAGGAGTGCTCGCCGTCCAGACCTTTCAGATGGCCTTTATGTATGCCACTCCCCTGTTTGTCTGCATCTCGGAGTTGTTGCTCGCTCACGCTTATCCCAACCAGACCCCCCGCTCTTATTGGGAAAAGCGGGTGAAGTATATTTTGCTTCCCTTTTTCTCGATGGCTTTTGTCTATGCCTTGATCCAACATCCGACGGATGCAAGCGCCTTGTGGAGCCGGTATGTGGACATGGTATTGCTGGGTAAATGGCATGGGTACTTCATAATGATCATTTTTCAGTTTTACCTGCTGCATGCGCTCTTTATCCGCTGGGTGAAGAATCGGTGGATGGTTCCGGTTTTAACGGTGTCGTTTGCAGTAAACTTCCTCTACCTGAGTCTGCCGGCTGTCCCGTTGCCGTTTGGGATCGCCCATTACATTCCGTTTGTGGCTTGGATATTTTATTTTACAGTCTCTTACTACATCGGGCGCAACCTTTCGGCGTTTCGTCGCGGTGTGGAGCGATACCGGATTCTCATCTTCGCTGGAGTTGTATTGTCTCTGGGCGCCCTTTTGTATCTGAAGGGCTTCGGGATCGTGTTCTCCACTTCCTCCAAGCGGCCTGACGTCATGATTTACACGGTCTTTATCCTGTGTTTTCTGTTCTGGATCGGTATGAAGATGAAGGAAATCCCCCGTTGGATGTTGGAAGTGGGCCGGTTTTCCTTTGGAATTTACCTGCTGCATCCTTTGGTCCAGCACCGGATGATAAAGACGTGGCTGCCGTTGGATTTGCCTATTTTTGTCTATGCCGTCATCCTGTTTATGGCGGGTGTCCTGATTCCCATCGCTCTCACTTGGCTGATGAATCAGTTGCCGCTGGGGGCTTTTGTGGTGGGTAAACTGGGCAAAGGGAAACGGAAACGAGCGGACCGTCCCCCGCAAGCTCCCGCAGGCGGATGGAGCCGTGCGTAA
- a CDS encoding FAD-dependent thymidylate synthase, translating to METESNGVDLSRYVSNLDRNVYAIFNLPEEVIAVIFAYVSRSPASFRDNLAKLLRDDELAVGDSAGGMATIYSEKAAQFHEKWVVGYGHSSVAEHAVAHLGVEQISRLASAELELANTFNSFTEYSQRYQRPKRGNLYIPDFLPDGERDAYLSLQEAAFDTYETLLAGLVPHLLQTLPRLEGESDQRFQSRVEKIAFEDARYVLTLATCTSLGLTGNGRALRDTLVRLLSSPHAESRQLARDLEREISQVIPTLLKHVKPSPYLLETRRQLERLPAKAPVSSQRGRAFEGPQARFVDLPDYKKSLARVCSLLLISEKGWTHRDADQVVQNWSLEEKEAWVDQALKHLRFFDNPRDEFRHLHYHMEMQLSEANWHQLLRHNRGTHFTFGEPTVERGYTIPPHVREAGLTDTFQRFLTQAETTYARMLEHCPKAAPYCVTNAHHRQVNATASLWELYHLINLRTSPEAQWDIRDLFEQLHRELTRHHPVLAQYAQRRL from the coding sequence TTGGAAACGGAATCGAACGGGGTGGATTTATCCCGTTATGTCTCCAATCTGGATCGCAATGTCTACGCGATCTTTAACTTGCCGGAAGAGGTAATCGCCGTCATCTTCGCCTATGTCAGCCGCAGCCCGGCAAGTTTTCGGGACAACCTAGCAAAGCTCTTGCGGGACGATGAACTGGCTGTAGGGGATTCCGCCGGCGGCATGGCTACGATCTATTCGGAAAAAGCAGCCCAATTTCATGAAAAATGGGTAGTAGGTTATGGACACAGCAGTGTAGCGGAACACGCCGTCGCCCACTTGGGAGTGGAACAGATCAGCCGCCTGGCATCAGCTGAACTGGAGTTGGCCAACACTTTTAACAGCTTCACGGAATACAGTCAGCGCTACCAACGTCCGAAGCGGGGGAACCTATACATACCGGACTTCTTACCGGACGGGGAGCGGGATGCCTACCTCTCCTTGCAGGAAGCCGCTTTTGATACCTATGAAACTCTGTTGGCGGGGTTGGTCCCACACTTGTTGCAAACCCTTCCCCGTTTAGAGGGGGAATCGGATCAACGATTCCAATCCCGAGTGGAGAAAATCGCTTTTGAAGACGCCCGCTATGTACTCACCCTGGCCACCTGCACCAGCTTGGGGTTGACCGGCAACGGCCGTGCCCTGCGGGATACGTTGGTTCGTCTCCTCTCCAGCCCCCATGCGGAATCACGCCAACTGGCACGGGATCTCGAACGGGAAATCAGCCAAGTCATCCCCACCCTGCTCAAACATGTGAAACCGAGCCCATACTTGTTGGAAACCCGTCGCCAACTGGAGAGACTGCCAGCTAAAGCCCCTGTCTCCAGTCAACGGGGGCGAGCGTTTGAGGGACCGCAAGCCCGTTTCGTCGATCTGCCGGATTATAAAAAATCCTTGGCCCGTGTGTGTAGCCTCCTTCTGATCAGTGAGAAGGGATGGACCCACCGCGATGCGGACCAGGTGGTACAAAACTGGTCCCTGGAAGAAAAAGAAGCCTGGGTGGATCAGGCACTGAAGCACTTGCGCTTTTTCGACAACCCCCGGGATGAATTCCGCCATCTCCATTACCATATGGAGATGCAACTGTCAGAGGCCAACTGGCACCAACTGCTGCGCCACAACCGGGGAACGCATTTCACTTTCGGAGAGCCCACCGTTGAACGGGGGTACACGATCCCGCCTCATGTACGGGAAGCGGGACTGACCGACACTTTCCAGCGATTCCTTACACAAGCCGAAACCACCTATGCCCGTATGCTGGAACACTGTCCGAAAGCGGCTCCCTATTGCGTCACCAACGCCCATCACCGCCAAGTGAACGCCACCGCCAGCCTGTGGGAGCTGTATCACTTGATCAACCTCCGTACGTCCCCGGAAGCGCAGTGGGACATCCGGGACCTCTTTGAACAGCTTCACCGTGAATTAACCCGGCACCACCCCGTCCTCGCTCAATATGCCCAACGGCGATTATAA
- the yunB gene encoding sporulation protein YunB yields the protein MGFRRFRLRKRPLIGLRWRMRGGVWFLAFAILFAVLFQVLWLLETKLQPTLIHIAQTQVKRIAADAVTEAAREQVSMGGELNDIMMVERDGDNAISFVQIDQQVQAKVYERTRTSLQKVIHQLENESIGITLGQALQSNVLAQYGPQIPVEMWPKGSPHVNLRPHMEAAGVNNVMVTLMMEIHIEMGVVVPFTTETIDVDTEIPIAQALVVGEVPQFYYYNDMGGGIQKGTPGQGQSQKGAGNADSPPASKEQPPVPPILPPVKTN from the coding sequence GTGGGCTTTCGGCGGTTCCGCTTACGAAAAAGACCGTTGATTGGATTACGCTGGCGCATGCGGGGAGGGGTTTGGTTTTTGGCCTTCGCCATCCTCTTCGCCGTTCTTTTTCAGGTTTTATGGCTGCTGGAAACCAAACTGCAGCCCACCCTGATCCACATTGCCCAAACCCAGGTGAAACGGATCGCGGCGGATGCCGTGACGGAGGCGGCACGGGAACAGGTCTCGATGGGTGGGGAACTAAATGACATTATGATGGTGGAGCGGGACGGGGACAATGCGATTTCCTTTGTGCAGATTGATCAGCAAGTGCAAGCCAAAGTGTATGAGCGGACCCGCACCAGCCTGCAAAAGGTGATCCACCAACTGGAGAATGAATCCATCGGTATCACATTGGGGCAGGCCTTGCAGAGTAATGTACTGGCTCAGTACGGTCCTCAGATTCCGGTGGAGATGTGGCCGAAAGGATCCCCCCATGTCAATTTGCGGCCGCATATGGAAGCGGCGGGAGTCAATAATGTCATGGTGACCTTGATGATGGAGATCCATATTGAGATGGGGGTTGTCGTTCCCTTCACTACGGAAACGATCGATGTGGATACAGAGATTCCCATCGCTCAGGCCCTCGTGGTGGGAGAGGTTCCCCAATTCTATTACTACAACGATATGGGAGGCGGAATCCAGAAAGGAACTCCCGGTCAAGGCCAATCACAAAAAGGGGCAGGGAATGCCGATTCCCCTCCTGCTTCCAAGGAACAGCCGCCGGTACCGCCGATCTTACCTCCTGTGAAGACTAATTGA
- a CDS encoding ABC transporter ATP-binding protein produces MADALLEISRFQMHFHTDKGVVKAVDGVDIIVDEGEVVGLVGESGCGKSVTSLSVMGLVPQPPGKVAGGSIRLAGKELTALTGKQWQKIRGNEVSMIFQEPMTSLNPVFTIGNQMVEAIRQHRSVRKEEAYKQALHALKEVGISREGILQEYPHQLSGGMRQRVMIAMAMVCNPKLLIADEPTTALDVTIQAQILDLMRRLNREKGTAILMITHDLGVVAEMCDRVVVMYAGQVVEEADVRTLFRDPRHPYTQGLIQSIPQLDRRKDRLYSIPGNVPNPRRMPSGCRFAPRCQFVMDRCREHEPGFFSLGEGHISRCWLHDGTEGGTEHDDRTDTA; encoded by the coding sequence ATGGCGGATGCGCTGTTAGAAATTTCTCGATTCCAGATGCACTTTCACACGGACAAGGGAGTCGTGAAGGCGGTCGACGGGGTCGACATCATCGTGGACGAAGGAGAAGTGGTCGGGCTGGTAGGTGAATCCGGCTGTGGTAAGAGCGTCACCTCCTTGTCGGTGATGGGGTTGGTTCCTCAACCTCCGGGGAAGGTGGCCGGCGGATCCATTCGGTTGGCAGGAAAGGAGCTAACAGCACTTACGGGAAAACAATGGCAAAAAATCAGGGGAAACGAGGTTTCCATGATATTCCAGGAACCGATGACCTCCCTTAATCCGGTGTTTACGATCGGGAATCAGATGGTGGAGGCGATTCGCCAGCACCGGAGTGTAAGGAAAGAGGAGGCATACAAACAGGCTTTGCATGCCTTAAAAGAGGTGGGAATTTCCCGGGAAGGGATCTTGCAGGAATACCCTCACCAACTTTCCGGGGGGATGCGGCAGCGGGTGATGATCGCCATGGCGATGGTATGTAACCCCAAGCTGTTGATCGCCGATGAGCCGACCACCGCGTTGGATGTGACTATCCAGGCACAGATCTTGGATTTGATGCGCCGTCTCAATCGGGAGAAGGGGACTGCCATTCTGATGATCACGCACGATCTGGGAGTGGTAGCGGAGATGTGTGATCGGGTGGTGGTGATGTACGCCGGCCAAGTGGTAGAAGAGGCCGATGTTCGCACTTTATTCCGGGATCCCCGCCATCCCTACACCCAGGGGTTGATCCAATCGATCCCGCAATTGGACAGACGAAAAGATCGCCTTTACTCCATTCCAGGCAACGTTCCCAACCCCCGTCGAATGCCGTCAGGGTGCCGTTTCGCCCCGCGGTGCCAATTTGTCATGGATCGCTGTCGCGAACACGAGCCCGGATTTTTCTCATTGGGAGAGGGTCATATCAGCCGCTGCTGGCTCCATGATGGAACCGAAGGGGGGACGGAGCATGACGACCGCACAGACACTGCTTAA
- a CDS encoding ABC transporter ATP-binding protein translates to MTTAQTLLKVEGLKKHYPIHGGIWGRRVGEVRAVDDVSFSVRTGETLGIVGESGCGKSTTGRAILRLEEPTAGDIRFEGTSLLSLGVEAMRRMRRELQMVFQDPFASLNPRKTAGAIIEEPLRVHGIGDANERKQQVKELLQVVGLDSYHAERYPHQFSGGQRQRIGIARALAVRPKLIVADEPVSALDVSIQSQVLNLLEDLQESFDLTYLFIAHDLSVVRHISDRVGVMYLGRMVELADRDELYNNPIHPYTQALLSAVPVPDPDAKRERIILKGDVPSPRNPPAGCAFHTRCPHVMDICRKVRPEFTDQGGGHFAACHLTG, encoded by the coding sequence ATGACGACCGCACAGACACTGCTTAAGGTGGAAGGCTTAAAAAAGCACTACCCGATTCATGGCGGAATTTGGGGGCGCAGGGTGGGTGAAGTGAGAGCGGTGGATGACGTCTCTTTCTCCGTCCGCACAGGGGAGACACTGGGCATCGTCGGGGAGTCGGGATGCGGCAAGTCGACAACGGGGCGGGCGATCCTGCGATTGGAAGAACCGACGGCGGGTGATATCCGCTTTGAGGGAACCTCGCTTCTCTCGCTGGGAGTGGAGGCGATGAGGCGGATGCGGAGGGAGCTGCAAATGGTGTTTCAGGATCCCTTTGCCTCTTTGAACCCCCGCAAGACCGCCGGAGCGATCATTGAAGAGCCGCTCCGGGTCCACGGCATCGGCGACGCCAACGAACGAAAGCAACAAGTGAAAGAGCTGTTGCAGGTAGTGGGACTTGACTCTTACCACGCCGAAAGGTATCCCCACCAGTTCAGCGGCGGGCAGCGGCAACGCATCGGAATCGCCCGTGCCCTGGCTGTCCGGCCCAAACTGATCGTCGCCGATGAACCGGTCTCTGCCCTGGATGTGTCCATTCAGTCGCAAGTGTTGAATTTATTGGAAGATTTGCAGGAATCATTCGATTTGACTTATCTCTTTATCGCCCACGACCTAAGTGTTGTCCGTCACATCAGTGACCGGGTCGGGGTGATGTATCTGGGCAGGATGGTGGAACTGGCGGACCGGGATGAATTGTACAACAACCCGATTCATCCCTATACCCAGGCGCTCCTGTCAGCGGTGCCGGTGCCCGACCCCGACGCCAAGCGGGAGCGGATCATCCTGAAGGGGGATGTGCCCAGTCCCAGAAACCCGCCGGCGGGCTGTGCCTTTCACACCCGCTGCCCCCATGTGATGGATATTTGCCGTAAGGTGCGGCCGGAGTTTACGGATCAGGGAGGCGGTCACTTCGCGGCCTGCCATCTGACAGGTTAG
- a CDS encoding ABC transporter substrate-binding protein: MRKSWILSLAVLFVFSSVLVACGGGSNAGKEKTLIYGRGADSTMLDPAVVTDGESFLVTENIFNGLLGFEKDSMELTPALAESWEELDDGKTWTFKLREGVKFHDGNDFNADAVVFNFERWAKQEYLPSDKDAFIYYASMFGGYEGEDGHIIESVTAKDEYTVEFKLKEPQGPFLANLAMSPFGIASPEAVKEDPKKFAENPVGTGPFKFENWKKGDTVTVVKNEEYWEEGLPKLDKVIFQSIPDNSARLTALQSGDIDIMDGLNPNDADTVTSNDQLQLYERPPMNVGYLAFNTEKEPFDNKKVRQALNHAVNKEGLIKSLYAGKAEPAANPMPPSIWGFNEEVEGYEYDLEKAKKLLKEAGYEDGFEVVFHAMPVPRPYMPDGKKAAEFMQADFEKIGVKTKIVSPEWSTYLEETNQGEHDMALLGWTGDNGDPDNFLYVLLDKDNARIPANNIAFYKNNKLHDILIKAQRETDQDVRTELYQEAQEIIHKDAPWVPLVYGTPTLAAQSYVEGYAPHPKGSDKLKEVDISQ, from the coding sequence ATGCGAAAATCATGGATTCTTTCATTGGCTGTTCTGTTTGTCTTCTCTTCCGTATTGGTCGCCTGTGGTGGCGGGAGCAACGCAGGCAAGGAAAAAACCCTCATCTACGGGCGCGGGGCCGATTCCACCATGTTGGACCCTGCCGTCGTGACCGACGGGGAATCCTTCCTTGTGACGGAAAACATCTTTAATGGTTTGCTCGGCTTTGAAAAGGACAGCATGGAACTTACCCCGGCGTTGGCGGAGTCCTGGGAAGAGTTGGATGACGGCAAAACCTGGACCTTCAAGCTTCGGGAAGGCGTGAAGTTCCATGATGGGAACGACTTTAACGCCGATGCGGTGGTGTTTAACTTCGAACGCTGGGCGAAACAGGAATACCTCCCCTCCGATAAGGATGCTTTCATCTACTACGCTTCCATGTTCGGCGGCTATGAAGGGGAGGATGGGCACATCATTGAAAGTGTCACAGCCAAGGATGAATACACCGTCGAGTTTAAGCTGAAAGAGCCGCAAGGTCCGTTCCTGGCCAACCTGGCTATGTCCCCCTTCGGCATTGCTTCTCCTGAAGCGGTGAAGGAGGACCCGAAGAAGTTCGCCGAAAATCCGGTGGGGACGGGTCCGTTCAAGTTTGAAAACTGGAAGAAGGGGGACACGGTCACCGTCGTCAAAAACGAGGAGTATTGGGAAGAAGGACTGCCCAAGCTGGATAAGGTGATCTTCCAGTCGATCCCGGACAACTCGGCCCGATTAACGGCCCTGCAGTCCGGTGACATCGACATTATGGACGGTCTGAACCCCAATGACGCGGACACCGTCACGTCCAATGACCAGTTGCAGTTGTATGAACGGCCGCCGATGAATGTGGGGTATCTCGCTTTCAATACGGAAAAAGAGCCGTTTGATAACAAAAAGGTGCGTCAGGCGCTGAACCATGCCGTCAACAAGGAAGGACTGATCAAGAGCCTCTACGCGGGCAAAGCGGAACCGGCGGCAAATCCCATGCCTCCATCGATCTGGGGCTTTAATGAAGAGGTCGAAGGTTACGAGTATGATCTGGAAAAAGCCAAGAAGTTGCTGAAGGAAGCGGGTTATGAAGACGGGTTTGAAGTGGTGTTTCACGCCATGCCGGTCCCTCGTCCCTATATGCCCGACGGCAAGAAAGCCGCTGAATTCATGCAGGCCGATTTTGAAAAAATCGGGGTGAAGACGAAAATTGTCAGCCCGGAGTGGAGCACCTATCTTGAGGAGACCAACCAGGGGGAGCATGATATGGCTCTGCTGGGTTGGACAGGGGATAACGGCGATCCCGACAACTTCCTGTATGTATTGCTGGACAAAGACAATGCGCGAATTCCGGCCAACAATATCGCCTTCTACAAAAACAACAAGCTGCACGACATCTTGATCAAAGCCCAGCGGGAGACAGACCAGGATGTGCGGACGGAACTTTACCAGGAGGCGCAGGAAATCATCCATAAGGATGCCCCCTGGGTGCCGTTGGTATATGGAACCCCGACCCTGGCGGCACAGTCCTATGTGGAAGGGTATGCTCCGCATCCCAAAGGTTCCGACAAATTGAAAGAAGTAGACATCAGTCAGTAA
- a CDS encoding ABC transporter permease yields the protein MIAYTIRRLLMLIPVLIGMSIITFSIVHAIPGGPAQAILGERATPEAVAQLNEKMGLNDPLVMQYLRYVGNILQGDFGTSLKTGRPIIEEMGPYLAATFELALFAMVFAIFFGVNLGILSAWRHNSVIDYTGMIIALVGVSMPIFWLGLMEQWIFAQELGWLPSNGRIDPRMGFEPITHFYFLDALLQGNIYAFQEVFSHILLPAIALGTIPLAIIARMTRSSMLEVMQSDYIRTAKAKGLHDGVVIYKHALKNAFIPIVTVFGLQMGLLLGGAVLTETIFSWPGVGRYLYDAINARDYPVIQSGILVVATIFVLINLIVDLLYAFIDPRIQYGKES from the coding sequence ATGATTGCATATACCATACGACGATTACTGATGCTCATTCCGGTTTTGATCGGCATGTCCATCATCACTTTTTCCATCGTTCATGCGATACCCGGGGGTCCCGCTCAGGCGATTTTGGGAGAGCGTGCAACCCCGGAAGCAGTGGCGCAGCTGAATGAGAAAATGGGACTGAATGATCCGTTGGTGATGCAGTACCTTCGTTATGTGGGCAATATCCTGCAGGGGGATTTCGGTACATCCCTGAAAACGGGTCGTCCGATTATCGAAGAGATGGGACCGTATTTGGCGGCTACTTTTGAGCTGGCGCTGTTCGCCATGGTTTTTGCTATTTTTTTTGGCGTCAATCTCGGTATTTTGTCCGCTTGGCGGCATAACAGTGTCATCGATTACACGGGCATGATCATCGCCTTAGTCGGGGTATCGATGCCCATTTTTTGGCTCGGCTTGATGGAGCAGTGGATATTTGCACAGGAGTTGGGATGGCTGCCGTCCAACGGTCGAATCGATCCGAGGATGGGCTTTGAGCCGATCACCCACTTTTATTTTCTCGATGCGTTATTGCAAGGCAACATCTATGCGTTTCAAGAGGTCTTTTCCCATATTCTGTTGCCGGCGATCGCTTTGGGTACAATCCCCTTGGCGATTATCGCCCGGATGACCCGCTCCAGCATGCTGGAAGTGATGCAGTCTGATTACATCCGGACCGCAAAAGCAAAGGGGTTACACGATGGAGTGGTCATTTATAAACACGCACTGAAAAACGCATTTATCCCCATTGTAACGGTGTTCGGCCTGCAAATGGGATTATTGCTTGGAGGGGCGGTATTGACGGAAACGATTTTCAGCTGGCCGGGTGTCGGGCGGTACCTGTATGACGCCATCAACGCGAGGGATTATCCGGTAATCCAATCCGGCATTCTGGTGGTGGCGACGATCTTTGTGTTGATCAATTTGATCGTCGACTTGTTATACGCATTTATCGATCCCCGCATCCAATACGGAAAGGAGTCATGA